AACAGGAGGGCGGCGGCGACGGTGTGGTTGTTCAGCGTCGTGGCGAAGCTGGTGAGCGTCGTCCCGCACGCCGTCGCCGCCAGGACGAGCGAGGCCTCTTCGGCTCCGACGTCCGGCCGTCGCGCGAGGGCGCGAGACATCTCGCCGACAAGCCATGCCGCGCTTCCCCCGACCAAGAGCAGCGTCACGAGGTAGACCAGTCGCTGCCGGGCGACCGGATCGGCCAGCGATCCCCCGGTCACCCAGCGCACCAGCCCGTAGGTTCCCGCCGCGGCGAGCGACAGCACCGGGGGCTTGTTCGAGTACAGGTGCCCGTCGAGCGTGACCCGGTCGATCGTCCAGGCGAACTGCGAGCGGTCGATCGACGGCTCGCCGTAGTCGACGATCGCCTCGACCTGGGCCCAGCGCGAGGCGTCGTTGCCGGCCCGAAACACCTGGCCGTGAGTCAGCACCGCGAGCAGGCCAAAGGCCACCCCAGCGCCCACCCACGCGCGCTTGCGGTGATCGGAGGTCGAGGACGTCACGATGCTCTCGAAGGGGACGTCAGCCTAGCACGGGAGATCCACGAGGCGTCCCGGCTGGCCCGACCTCCGCTCGTCGAGGCGACGAGCGGAGGTCTTCAACTCCTCGGCGACGGCCCACGTCGCCGGTCGGGACTCAGCTCCCCGCCTCGCAGACCACGGCCCCGGCGCCCTTGACCTGCACCGTCTTGAAGGGACCGTCGCCGACCTTCGCCGGGTTGAACGGACGTCCCTGCTCCTCGGCCATGTGCTCCTGGGCCTTGAGGTAGCTCTCGCGCGACAGCTCGTTCACTTCGACCACTCCTTCGGCGATCGCCCGCTTGCCGCGCGCCGACACCGGGAAGACGATGACGCCGTCCTCGACCTTGACGCGAAGCTCGCGAGCGCCGTCGTTTGCCGCCACGGTCATCCAGCATCCCATCTTCGAGCAGACGTCCTTCACCACGCCTTCGATCCGGACGGACTTGCCAGCGAACTGTTCGGGATGGTCGAGAATCGACGCCACCGGCGTCGTGTCGGCCAGGGCGAGCGCCGCGCCGAGCTTGGCACCGGCGCAGTCGGCAGGCGAAGCGGCCGAAGCGGCCGAAGCGACGAGCGTGGCGAGAATCGCAGCGACGAGAACGAAGCGGATCGACTTCACGGGGAATCCTCCATCGGACGTTGGACGTCGAGCACGGCGGCGCCGCGGATCTTCCCGGCACGCAGCGCCTCGAGCGCCTGGTTGGCGGCAGCGAGCGGAAAGACCTCGACGGCGGTCTGCACCCCGACCCGGGGTGCCAGTGCCATCAGCTCTTCACCGTCGCGACGCGTGAGATTGGCAACCGACCGCAGCGTCCGCTCCCCCCAGAGCAATTCGTAGGGGAAGCTGGGAATGTCGGTCATGTGAATGCCGGCGCAGACGACGACGCCCCCCTTCTCCACCGTCGTCAAGGCCAGGGGGACGAGCGCTCCAACCGGAGCGAAGAGGAGCGCCGCGTCCAACGGCTCCGGGGGACGGTCGCCGGTCGCGCCGGCCCACTCCACCCCCAGCTCCCGTGCGAAGACCTGCGCCTCGAGGTCTCCGGGCCGCGTGAAGGCGTAGACCCGTCTCCCCTCCGCGCGAGCGAGCTGAGCGACGAGATGCGCCGCCGCACCGAAGCCGTAGAGCCCGATCCGCTGGGCGTCACCGGCCATCCGCAGCGCCCGCAGGCCGATCATTCCGGCGCAGAGCAACGGCGCGGCCTGGAGGTCGGGGAAGGAGTCCGGAATGGCGAAGCAGTAGCGAACGTCGGCAACGGCGAGCTCGGCGAAGCCCCCATCGAGATCGTAGCCGGTGAACCGGGCGTCGTCGCACAGGTTCTCCCGTCCCGAGGTGCAATACCGGCATCCGCCGCAGGTCCACCCCAACCAGGGCACGCCGACGCGGTCGCCGAGCCCGAACCCCTCGGCGCGCTCGCCGAGCCGCACGACACGACCGACGATCTGGTGCCCGGGGACGAGCGGGAGCTTCGGCGAATGCAGCTCGCCGTCGACGACGTGGAGATCGGTCCGACAGACGCCACAAGCCGAGACGGCCAGGAGGGCCTGCCCGGGCCCGGGCCGCGGGTCCGGCAACTCCAGCCCGTGAAGCGGCTCTCTCGCCTTCTCGAGGACCATGGCACGCACGCTGCATATGGTAATCGACACTTGTGCCGAATTGGCAGACCGAGCAACCCGCGTGCCGCCTGAGGCCACCCGCGTCCGGACCGACCGGCCGCTTCCCGGCTCAGCTATGATTTAGACCCTTTTTCCGTCGCCATCCAAGGAGAGCTCCCCAGCATGCACCTCGAACGTCCGACCTCTGTCAAGCCCCTGGCCGCCGCGGCGGCCGCCCTCATGCTCGTCGGCCTTGCCCTCCCCGCCTGCGCCGGCGAAGGGAAGAGCGCAGCGGCCAAGGCCGCTCCGGCCCCAGCGGCGACCCAGAACGTCGCCGAGATCGACGGCCAGCCCGTCACCATGACCGAGCTCGAGCAGATGGTCTCCGCTCAGCTCGCCCAGATCGACAAACAGCGCCGGCAGATCCTCGAGCAGAGCCTCGACGGGCTGGTCGAGGAGAAGCTGATCGAGCGCGAAGCCACGGCGCGCGGCGTCACCAAGGACCAGCTCGTCGCCAGCGAGATCACCAGCAAGGTCGTCGAAGTGACCGACCCCGAAGTCGATGCGTGGTACGAGGCGAACAAGGCGCGGGTCGGCAATCGCCCGAAGGACCAGATCGCACCGCAGATCAAGGCGTATCTCGGCAACGAGCGGGCGATGAAGATCCGCGGCGACTTCCTCGCCGGGCTGCGCGGCAAGTACAAGGTCAAGCTGCTGCTCGAGCCCTACCGTCTCGACGTGCCAGCGGTCGGCCCGGCGAAGGGACCCGACACCGCTCCGGTCACCATCGTCGAGTTCTCCGACTTCGAGTGCCCGTTCTGCTCGCGCGTCACCCCCACCCTGACCCAGGTTCACGACACCTACGGCGACAAGGTGCGGATCGTCTTCCGGAACTTCCCGCTGCCGATCCACCCGAGCGCTCCGAAGGCGGCCGAAGCGGCCGCCTGTGCCTTCGAGCTCGGCAAGTTCTGGGAGATGCACGACGCCATGTTCGCCGACCAGAAGGGGCTGGCGATCGACGGGCTGAAGGCCAAGGCGGCGGCGGTCGGCCTCGACGCGGCGAAGTTCGACGAGTGCCTCACCTCCGGTCGGATGGCGTCGAAGGTCCAGGCTGACCTCGAAGCCGGGCGGGCGGCCGGAGTCAACGGCACCCCGGCCTTCTTCATCAACGGTCGCGACCTTTCGGGCGCGGTGCCGTTCGAGCAGTTCAAGCAGCTCATCGACGACGAGCTCGCCCGCAAGGGCGTCGCCACGAAGTGACGTCGACGCGGCGCGGGCCGCTCCGGGGGTCCGCGCCGCCGTTCTCCTCCCGCGGTCCTGGTCGCGGACCGTGCTCCGTCAGGCCACCTTCCACGTTGCCGGCACGAACCAGACCGGGCAGCTCGCGCGGTGCAGCAGCGCCTTGGCGGTGTCGTGGGTGAAGCGACGCAGGAGGCCCTTGCCGTGCGCCCCCATGACGATCCAGAACGCCCCGACCCGCGCTGACGCGGCGACGATCTCGTCGTCGGGATCCCCGGCCGCGAGATGGACGACGCAGCGCTCGCGCAGGTCGTCGGGCACCACCCCGGCGAGGCGGATCTTCTCCGCCGCCTGATCCGCTGCCGCGGGCACGGCCGCACCCCGCGAGGGTGTCACGTGCAGCAGGTGGAGCTCGAGCGGCAGCCGGCGGGCGAGCTCACAAGCGAGGCGCAACGCGGCCATCGCCCCGTCGCTCCAGTCGATCGGCACCAGCACCGGGCAGCGCTCGGGACGATCCGCCGGCCAGGAGGTCGCACCGTGTTCGCCATCGTGTAGCACGACGACCGGGCATCGCGCGTCGCCGACGATGCGCTCGGCCACCGAGGTGTGATCCTCCGAGCTCGCTCCATGGGTGCCGAGGATCACCAGATCGGCGGCCACCTGCTCCTGCAGGTAGTGCAGCGCCGCCGGCACCGGTCCGTCACTCAGCCGGGCTTCGGCGCTCACCTCCTCCGGCAGGCTGGCGAGAAGCTCCTTGAGTCGAGCTTCCACCATCGCTTCGGTCGGCTTCTCTCCGGCGTGCACCTGGTTCCACATCCAGCCCATCGACAGGCCGACCGACACGGCGTCGAGGTTGTGGTGCAGCACCAGTCGCGCCCCGAACTGCCGGCAGACCCCGACGGCGAGATCGACCTCGCGCTCGCCGAGAGGTGAGAAGTCCACCGGGCAGAGGACCGTACGGATCTCGAGCATGATCGCTTCCTCCTTCGAGGACGTTCGTGGCCTGGCACCAGCATCACCTACCGCCTCGCACCGGGCGACACGCGGGTGGGTGGCGATCTCCCACCCCTGCGGGTGGCGCTGTCCCGCTACGCGAGCGGCGGGCGAAGTTGGCGAAGCGGAAGATCGCGGGCGGAAGAAGCACTTCCCGCGAGGACGAGGTCCGCGGCACTCCGCCTGTCGAAGGGCCGGGAGCGTTCAGCTGCGCGCGGGTACCGCGACGAAGCGCTCCGCGGCGAGCGGGCCGGGGCCGTCGAAGCGATAGGCGCAGAGCAGGCCGCCGCGCGCCACGCTGAAGTCGAGGCAGGCGACGTTCGCGGCCTGCGGCGCCAGCGGCTCCCGGCGCGGATCGAGCCAGTAGTGCCCGAAGAAGACCGGTGGAGCTCCTTGCGGATAGGGCCGAGCCCCGGCGACGACTGCCGGGGCCACCGGTCGATCGGGCAACGACTCGATCTCGGGAAACGAGTACCGGCGAACCGTGGCCCCCCACGGATCGGCGAACCAGCGCGCTCGCGCCCGGAAACGTCGCACGCCGTGCGGATCGACGAAGCTCGAGCCGCGCGGCAATCGCATCTCGCGCCCCTTGAGCGCGTTTTCCAGGGCTTCGCAGAGAGGAGTCTCCTGCTGGCAGGCGGCGACGAGGAAGCCGTCGGTGATACCGCCGTGGATCTCGAGCCCACGTCGGATCACGACCTGCTCGCGATCGTCCCAACAGGCGTGAACCACACGAAAGGCCTCGCCATCCAGCGAAAACGGCAGCGAGCGGAACCAGTCGAGCGCCTCGGCGAGCGACCTCTCGTCGAGCTGCCGCAGCGTCGCGGCGTGATGCTCGACGTTCCGCGCCGTGTGCCGGCGCAACGCCTCACCGGGGGCAGCCGGATCGGCAACCTGAAAACAGAGCGCGTTGAGCTCGTGGTTGCCCAGGACGACCCGCGCCGAGCCCGCCGCCTCCATGGCGCGAACGATGTCGAGGGTCTCGGCGATCCGCGGACCTCGATCGATCAGATCCCCGACGAAGATCGCCCGTCGCCCGGCGGGATGCGCGAATCCGCCGCCGGCTGCGCGGCGGTAGCCGAGCGCGGTGAGCAGGTCGACGAGCTCCGCAGCATGGCCGTGCACGTCGCCGATGAGATCGACGGGGAAGGGTCCGTCGGTCACTCGCTCTCCTCCTCGGCGACGGCGTACCGGTTTCGCCCCGCGGCCTTGGCCGCGTAGAGCGCGCGATCCGCGGCCTCGACGAGTCGATGGGCCGGGAGGTGTCGCGCCGGAACCCGGCTCGCGATGCCGAGACTGACCGTCAACACGGAGGCGACCGCCGAGCTGCGGTGCGGCACGGCGAGGGAGCGGATCCGCTCGAGGACGGTCTCGGCGCGCCCGATCGCCTCCGACGGCGACGTCTCCGGCAGGATCACGGCGAACTCCTCGCCACCGTAGCGCGCGACCACTTCGCCGGCGCGCTGGAAGCAGGAGGCGAGCGTCCCCGCGACGGCGCGCAGGCAGGCGTCGCCGCGCGGATGCCCGTAGGCGTCGTTGAACGCTTTGAATTCGTCGACATCGACCATCAACAGCGAAAGCGGCTGCCGCAGCCGGGCGAGGCGACGCCACTCGAGCTGGAGACTCTCGTCGAACTGCCGCCGGTTGGCGACGCGGGTGAGCGGATCGACTCGCGTCGCCCGCTCGAGATGGCGGTTCGCCTCCGAGAGCCGGCGGTTGACCTCCTCGAGATCGCGGTGTGCCTGGCGCAGCCGGGAGTTGAGCAGCGCCAGCTGGATCGCTCCGGCCACCTGATCGGCGAGCATCCGCATCAGCTCGAGATTGCCCGCCGAGAGGATCGCCGAGTCGTCGCTCTCGAAGTTGAACGCGCCGAGAATCTGCCCGCCGAAGCGGATCGGCACGCACACCTCTCCCTGGATCGCCGGGTCGACGGCAAAGTAGTCGGGGTCCGTCCGCACGTCTCGCACCACCTGGATCGACCCGCTGCGAATCGCCCGCCCGACGACACCCGCGGTGATCGGCCAGGACGGACGCACCGGCGCCGGCTGCGCGACGCGGAGGGCGAAGGCCCGGTGCGCCCATTCGGCGCCGGCCTCGTCGGCGACGACGATGGCGACCAGCGCCAGGTCGAGATGCTCCCGCACGGCAGCGGCGATGCCGTCCAGGACGCCTGGCAGATCGTCGCTCTCGACCGCACGTCGCGAGACCTCCGACAGCAGCGCGAGCTGCGCGGCCCGCTGGCGCGTCGCCTCCAGATGTCGCGCGCTGGCGACCGCTCCGGCGATCTGATCGGCCACCGCTTCGACGAACGGCGTCCAGCCGCGAAAGGCCGCTGGCCGGGCGCTCTCCAGGTTGAGCAGCGCGACGATCTCGCCGGCATGACGCACGGGGACGCAGAGCTCGGAGCGGATCCCCTCGGCGGCCGCCACGAAGTCGGGATCGCGGGCGGCGTCGTCGATCTCGAGCGACCTGCCGTCGGCCGCTACGCGCCCGACGACTCCGCTGCCCAACGGGCGGCTGTAGCCCGGCACCACCACGGTCGACACGCGCGACGAGACGGCCTCGCAGACGAAGCGGCCGGCCCCCGACGGCGGGTCGGTCTCGCGCTCGATCCGCACCAGCGCCACCAGCTCCCAGCCGAATCGCTCGCCGAGCGCGTCGGTGATCCGCTGCAGCATCGGACGCAGCTCGAGGTCCGAGGTGGCGATCCGCGCGATCGCCGCCAGCGCCGCGAGTTGGCCGGAGGCGCCGAAGGTCATCCCGACCGCCGCGGGCTCGGCGCCGGGACCGGGAGCATCGCTGAGGGGCGTGTCGTTCACCGTCGTGAAGCCGGAGCTTACCGGAGTCGGCGTTGACAGCCCTGCCCGGCCCTGTTACAACCCGCGGACCATGCCCTCCCTGCCCACCAACTTCGGTCTTCTTCCCGACGAACAGTCCTCCTACGCCGAGAGCCGTGTCGTCGTGCTCCCGGTCCCCTTCGAGCGCACCACCTCGTACGGCAAGGGGACGGCGAACGGTCCGGCGGCCCTCATCCGCGCCTCGCAGAGCATGGAGCTCTGGGACGAGGAGCTCGGTCGCGAAGCCTGCGACGTCGGCATCGCCACCGCGCCGCCGTTTCTTCCCGAGGCGTTCGAGATGGAGCCGGCGATGGCCGAGCTCCAGGCCGAGTGTCGCCGCCACCTCGACGCCGGCAAGCTCCTGGTGACGCTCGGCGGCGAGCACAGCCTGAGCATCGCCCCGATCCGGGCGACGCGCGAACGC
This genomic window from Holophagales bacterium contains:
- a CDS encoding thioredoxin domain-containing protein, translated to MHLERPTSVKPLAAAAAALMLVGLALPACAGEGKSAAAKAAPAPAATQNVAEIDGQPVTMTELEQMVSAQLAQIDKQRRQILEQSLDGLVEEKLIEREATARGVTKDQLVASEITSKVVEVTDPEVDAWYEANKARVGNRPKDQIAPQIKAYLGNERAMKIRGDFLAGLRGKYKVKLLLEPYRLDVPAVGPAKGPDTAPVTIVEFSDFECPFCSRVTPTLTQVHDTYGDKVRIVFRNFPLPIHPSAPKAAEAAACAFELGKFWEMHDAMFADQKGLAIDGLKAKAAAVGLDAAKFDECLTSGRMASKVQADLEAGRAAGVNGTPAFFINGRDLSGAVPFEQFKQLIDDELARKGVATK
- a CDS encoding universal stress protein, coding for MLEIRTVLCPVDFSPLGEREVDLAVGVCRQFGARLVLHHNLDAVSVGLSMGWMWNQVHAGEKPTEAMVEARLKELLASLPEEVSAEARLSDGPVPAALHYLQEQVAADLVILGTHGASSEDHTSVAERIVGDARCPVVVLHDGEHGATSWPADRPERCPVLVPIDWSDGAMAALRLACELARRLPLELHLLHVTPSRGAAVPAAADQAAEKIRLAGVVPDDLRERCVVHLAAGDPDDEIVAASARVGAFWIVMGAHGKGLLRRFTHDTAKALLHRASCPVWFVPATWKVA
- a CDS encoding metallophosphoesterase — protein: MTDGPFPVDLIGDVHGHAAELVDLLTALGYRRAAGGGFAHPAGRRAIFVGDLIDRGPRIAETLDIVRAMEAAGSARVVLGNHELNALCFQVADPAAPGEALRRHTARNVEHHAATLRQLDERSLAEALDWFRSLPFSLDGEAFRVVHACWDDREQVVIRRGLEIHGGITDGFLVAACQQETPLCEALENALKGREMRLPRGSSFVDPHGVRRFRARARWFADPWGATVRRYSFPEIESLPDRPVAPAVVAGARPYPQGAPPVFFGHYWLDPRREPLAPQAANVACLDFSVARGGLLCAYRFDGPGPLAAERFVAVPARS
- a CDS encoding DUF4920 domain-containing protein, with the protein product MKSIRFVLVAAILATLVASAASAASPADCAGAKLGAALALADTTPVASILDHPEQFAGKSVRIEGVVKDVCSKMGCWMTVAANDGARELRVKVEDGVIVFPVSARGKRAIAEGVVEVNELSRESYLKAQEHMAEEQGRPFNPAKVGDGPFKTVQVKGAGAVVCEAGS
- a CDS encoding zinc-dependent alcohol dehydrogenase family protein, which gives rise to MRAMVLEKAREPLHGLELPDPRPGPGQALLAVSACGVCRTDLHVVDGELHSPKLPLVPGHQIVGRVVRLGERAEGFGLGDRVGVPWLGWTCGGCRYCTSGRENLCDDARFTGYDLDGGFAELAVADVRYCFAIPDSFPDLQAAPLLCAGMIGLRALRMAGDAQRIGLYGFGAAAHLVAQLARAEGRRVYAFTRPGDLEAQVFARELGVEWAGATGDRPPEPLDAALLFAPVGALVPLALTTVEKGGVVVCAGIHMTDIPSFPYELLWGERTLRSVANLTRRDGEELMALAPRVGVQTAVEVFPLAAANQALEALRAGKIRGAAVLDVQRPMEDSP
- a CDS encoding diguanylate cyclase produces the protein MNDTPLSDAPGPGAEPAAVGMTFGASGQLAALAAIARIATSDLELRPMLQRITDALGERFGWELVALVRIERETDPPSGAGRFVCEAVSSRVSTVVVPGYSRPLGSGVVGRVAADGRSLEIDDAARDPDFVAAAEGIRSELCVPVRHAGEIVALLNLESARPAAFRGWTPFVEAVADQIAGAVASARHLEATRQRAAQLALLSEVSRRAVESDDLPGVLDGIAAAVREHLDLALVAIVVADEAGAEWAHRAFALRVAQPAPVRPSWPITAGVVGRAIRSGSIQVVRDVRTDPDYFAVDPAIQGEVCVPIRFGGQILGAFNFESDDSAILSAGNLELMRMLADQVAGAIQLALLNSRLRQAHRDLEEVNRRLSEANRHLERATRVDPLTRVANRRQFDESLQLEWRRLARLRQPLSLLMVDVDEFKAFNDAYGHPRGDACLRAVAGTLASCFQRAGEVVARYGGEEFAVILPETSPSEAIGRAETVLERIRSLAVPHRSSAVASVLTVSLGIASRVPARHLPAHRLVEAADRALYAAKAAGRNRYAVAEEESE